A single genomic interval of Oryza sativa Japonica Group chromosome 7, ASM3414082v1 harbors:
- the LOC4342393 gene encoding uncharacterized protein: MAMRALVSKLRVPAAASRRALPPFRSFSAASQDKVGGTTARAAAKEGTPISDNSRKVEKFYRKLRWYQALGNFLGFNTSVYLFYRYHYT; encoded by the exons ATGGCGATGCGCGCTCTGGTCTCCAAGCTGAGGGTCCCCGCGGCTGCTTCCCGCCGGGCTCTTCCGCCGTTTCGatccttctccgccgcctctcAG GATAAGGTTGGCGGAACTACTGCACGCGCTGCCGCTAAAGAAGGGACTCCAATTTCTGATAATAGCAG GAAGGTCGAGAAGTTCTACAGGAAGCTGCGATGGTATCAAGCCCTTGGCAACTTCCTTGGGTTCAACACTTCAGTTTATTTATTCTATCGCTACCACTACACCTAA